The following proteins come from a genomic window of Populus alba chromosome 12, ASM523922v2, whole genome shotgun sequence:
- the LOC118040140 gene encoding receptor-like protein 9DC3: MGQVPDSLSSLVNLLDLDLSNNQLVGPIHSQLNTLSNLQYLFLYGNLFNGTIPSFLFALPSLQYLDLHNNNFIGNISELQHDSLRFLDLSNNHLHGPIPSSIFKQENLTTLILASNSNLTGEISSSICKLRFLRVLDLSTNSLSGSVPQCLGNFNSMLLVLHLGMNNFQGIIPSTFSKDNSLEYLNLNGNELEGKIPPSIINCTMLQVIDLGNNKIEDTFPYFLEMLPKLQILVLKSNKLQGFVKDSTAYNSFSKLQIFDISHNNFNGPLPTGYFNSLEAMMTSDQNMIYMSATNYTGYVYSIEMTWKGVEIEFTKIQSTIRVLDLSNNNFTGEIPKVIGKLKALQQLNLSHNSLTGHIQSSLGNLTNLESLDLSSNLLTGRIPTQLGGLTFLAILNLSHNHLEGPIPSGQQFNTFDASSFEGNMGLCGSQVLKKCYGDEAPSSFDEGDDSTLFGEGFGWKAVTMGYGCGFMFGVATGYIVLRTKKPSWFFRMVEDKWNLQSKKTKKNAGRYGARRN; encoded by the coding sequence ATGGGTCAAGTTCCAGATTCTTTGAGTAGCCTAGTCAATCTTTTAGATTTAgatttatcaaataatcaacTAGTAGGCCCTATCCATTCTCAATTAAATACCCTTTCAAATCtacaatatctatttttatatggtAACTTGTTCAATGGAACAATACCATCCTTTTTGTTTGCTCTTCCTTCTTTACAATATCTTGACCTTCATAACAATAATTTCATAGGTAATATAAGTGAACTCCAACATGATTCTTTGAGATTCCTTGATTTGAGCAATAACCACTTGCATGGTCCAATCCCAagttcaattttcaaacaagagaaCTTGACAACCCTTATTCTTGCATCCAATAGTAATTTGACAGGTgagatttcttcttctatttgcaAGCTGAGATTCCTTCGGGTCCTGGACTTGTCCACCAACAGCTTGAGTGGTTCTGTGCCACAATGTTTGGGGAACTTCAACAGCATGCTCTTGGTATTGCATCTAGGCATGAACAATTTTCAAGGCATTATCCCTTCAACATTTTCAAAGGATAATAGCTTGGAATATCTCAACCTCAATGGAAATGAATTAGAAGGGAAAATACCACCGTCTATCATCAACTGCACAATGTTGCAAGTTATTGACCTTGGCAACAATAAGATTGAGGATACATTTCCCTACTTTCTAGAAATGCTTCCAAAGCTCCAAATTCTTGTCCTAAAATCCAATAAACTCCAAGGTTTTGTGAAGGATTCGACTGCATATAATTCCTTCTCTAAATTACAGATTTTTGACATCTCTCACAACAATTTTAATGGGCCATTGCCAACTGGGTATTTCAATAGTCTTGAAGCAATGATGACCTCGGATCAGAACATGATTTACATGAGTGCAACAAATTACACTGGCTATGTCTATTCCATAGAAATGACATGGAAAGGTGTAGAAATTGAGTTTACGAAGATCCAAAGTACTATCAGAGTActtgatttgtcaaataacaatttcacCGGAGAGATTCCAAAAGTGATAGGAAAGCTTAAAGCACTCCAACAGCTCAACCTTTCTCATAATTCCCTTACAGGTCATATCCAATCATCATTAGGAAATTTGACCAATTTGGAATCATTAGATCTATCTTCAAATTTGCTTACCGGAAGAATTCCAACGCAGCTGGGGGGTCTAACATTTCTTGCAATCCTAAACCTTTCACATAACCATCTTGAGGGGCCAATACCAAGTGGACAGCAATTCAACACCTTTGATGCAAGCTCATTTGAAGGAAACATGGGTTTATGTGGATCTCAAGTACTAAAAAAATGTTACGGTGATGAGGCACCATCAAGCTTTGATGAAGGAGATGATTCAACATTGTTTGGAGAAGgatttggatggaaagctgtGACAATGGGGTATGGATGCGGGTTTATGTTTGGAGTTGCAACGGGATACATTGTGTTAAGAACAAAAAAGCCTTCATGGTTTTTTAGGATGGTTGAAGATAAATGGAATCTCcagagcaaaaaaacaaaaaagaatgctGGCAGATATGGTGCTAGAAGAAACTAA